The following is a genomic window from bacterium BMS3Abin08.
ATGGTTTCTGTAATAAAATATTCACCCCCTTGGTTCGGCAATGGGGTGACTTAATACACCTCAGTTAACTGTATGATAATGGAATGGGACACACAACTGAACAAACGGACGAGAGGGATTCAGGTATGATGAAGATTAGCCTCAATGGAGAGGATTACACTGCGAAAGAACCGGTAAGCGTGGAGGGCCTGTTGAAGGAACTCGGGGTTCATCCTCAGAGGGTGGCTGTAGAGGTTAATTTCAGGATTATCAGGAAGGCGGATTACAGCCGTGCAATGATAAAAGATGGCGACAGTGTTGAGGTTGTGAGTTTTGTTGGTGGAGGGATTTGACTGAACAGAGAAAGGAGAAGCTTATGGAAGACAGATTGGTGATAAAAGGTATTGAGTTTAGATCAAGACTATGGGTAGGGACCGGCAAATACAGGGACTTCGAGGAGACAGTCAGGGCCGTGGAGGCATCAGGGACGGATGTTGTAACCGTATCTGTCAGAAGGGTTAACATCTTTGACAGAAAGGCCCCCAACCTCCTTGACTATATAGACCCCGGGAAATACAGGATCCTTCCAAATACTGCAGGATGTTACAACGTGGAAGATGCTCTCAGGTACTCAAGACTGGCACGTGAGGCCGGTATCTCGGATCTCATAAAACTTGAGGTCATAGGTGATGAAAGGACGCTTTTCCCCGATGTCTGCGCCCTTCTGAAGGCCACTGAGATACTTGCAAAAGAGGGTTTTATCGTGCTTCCATACACAAATGACGATCCGATTCTGGCACAGAGACTGGTGGATGCCGGTGCTGCCGCCGTCATGCCCCTGGGCGCCCCGATAGGATCGGGACTTGGAATTAGAAACCCGTACAATATAAAGATAATTCTTGAGACCGTTGATATCCCCGTAATCGTAGATGCCGGTGTTGGGACCGCTTCCGACGCTGCAATTGCAATGGAGTTGGGCTGTGACGCGGTTCTTATCAATTCCGGCATTGCGGGGGCCAAAGATCCTGTTGCAATGGCTGAAGCCATGAAACATGCCGTTATGGCGGGAAGGCTTGCTTACAGGGCTGGAAGGATTCCCAAAAAGCTCTATGCCTCTGCAAGCAGCCCCCTGGACGGAATGCTTATTTGAAGAATAAATTCTTAATGTTTTTTAACGCCATTTAAACAGGTGCGTAGCAGGCCAGGGCAACGTATGCTTCACTCCGTGCAGCAATTGTATCGGAATTCCTTAACCACTGTTGAGGAGGTCTCCACTGCCTTGAAGTCAAGCTCTCCGACCAAAGGCCGTGACTTTCGGCAAGGTGCATTGTAATCCTGGAATCGCTCTGTTTTGGTCTGAATAAACAAAGAAATTATTCAACATAAGCACTCTACATAAATAAAGATTAAATCCGGGAGGTGCGAGGGATATGGAGGCTTACAGGTATCAGGAGCTGGCTTATTTAATAGTACCGGTAACCCTTGGGTTGGAATTTTTCACGACGGCAAAAAACGAGAAAAAAGACAAAAATGAAACACCGCTTGGTTCATATGTGCTTGATCTGTGGGGATTTATATTTTTTGCCCTCATTCCGGCGATGTTTGTTTTCACGATATGGGCGATTGAGTCAAAGGCATTCCCCCTGAGAGAGAGCACACTTGCACGCCTTGACCGTTATGGGGTTATGTTTATGTTTATGGGTGCCTGGTGGCAGATTTATATAATAGGCGCCTTGCGGGCAAGAAGGCTTCTGAGTCTTGAGAGCCGGGTATCTCTCTGGGGACCGTTCATCGGGCTTGGAACCTTTATATCCCTTCTTGTTTTGTGGGTTTCGCCGTGGAATCTCAAGTGGGTTTCCGTTGGATGGTTTATTGTTATCTCTGCCGCGTTGCACTTTTCCAAGGCAGGTTCGAAAATGATCGAGAGGGTGCTCTGGATACTTGCAGGCATAACATTCATTGTGGAGAATATAGTCTTTGTATGGCTTGAGACCATTGTTTAGATGATTGATTTCTGCATCTATCTGGTAACGGACAGGAGGCAGCTGAGTATTCCTCTTTTAGAGGGTATCGAGGAGGCGCTGAAGGGTGGCATAAGGGCGATACAGTTGAGGGAAAAGGACCTGTCAGTCAGGGAGTTACTTGTGCTGGCAGCAGAATTAAGGGAGCTGACATCAAGATACGATGCAAGATTGTTTATAAATGACAGGGTGGACGTTGCCATGGTGGTTGAGGCGGATGGAGTACATCTCGGGGCCGGGGGTATGCCTGTTGATTCCGTCAGAAGACTCACTGGCGGCGAAATGCTGATAGGGGTTTCAACTCATTCACTCGGGGATGCAGAAGCTGCTGAAAGAGCAGGGGCGGATTTCATAACCTTTGGTCCGGTCTATGAAACTCCTTCAAAAATGAAATACGGTCCCCCTCAGGGACCGGAAAAGTTGCGGAAGGTTGCAGGAAACATCAGGATACCTGTTTTTGCGATAGGAGGCATTAAAAAAGAAAAAATAGGCGAGGTCAGGGATGCAGGTGCAAGGGGAATAGCCCTTATTTCGGGTATACTTGCATCTGATAGTATAAATAAAGAAACAGAGGAGTATGTGAGGTCTATGTCATGACAATTATTGATGAGGCAAGAAAGGGAAGAATAAGCGATATCGTAAGGAAATGCGCAGAACTCGAAGGGGTTAATCCTGAAGAACTGGCAAGTGATATCTCGAGAGGTGTGACGGTTATAACCAGAAACAACAGCCATGAGGTGCGCCCCCTTGGTATAGGGAAGGGTCTCAGGACGAAAATCAATGCAAATATAGGAACGTCAAAGGACCATATCTCCCTTGATGAGGAGATGGAAAAACTCGATGTATTAGTCCGTTTTGGTGCAGATGCGGTGATGGACCTCTCAACGGGCGGACCTGTGAGGGATATCAGGAGGCTTATGCTGAGGAAGTCCACCATACCGGTAGGCACTGTTCCAATATACGAAGCGGCGCTGAGGGCGGCCGAATCACATGGCTCGATCATGAAAATGACGGTGGATGAACTCTTCGAGGTGATAGAGGAGCATGGTGAGGAGGGTGTGGATTTCGTAACCGTTCATTCAGGGTTGACACTGAAGTCGATAGATCACCTCAGGAATGAGGGGAGGGTGCTTGACGTTGTCAGCCGCGGCGGGGCCATCCTTCTTGAATGGATGATCTGCAACGAGCGTGAAAACCCCCTGTACGAGTATTATGACAGGCTCCTTGAGATCACCGGAAAGCATGATATGACCCTCAGTCTTGGCGACGGGATGAGACCCGGATGTCTCGCGGATGCTACCGACCGGGCCCAGATAGAGGAGCTGAATACCCTCGGTGAGCTTCACCAGAGGGCGCTTGAAGCAGGTGTGCAGAGTATGATTGAAGGTCCGGGGCATGTTCCGCTGAATCAGGTAGAGCTTAATATCAGGATACAGAAGGAACTATGCAAGGGGGCTCCCTTTTATGTTCTTGGTCCCCTTGTAACGGATATCGGCATGGGTTATGACCACATCTCAGCGGCGATTGGCGGCGCTATAGCTGCAGCAGCCGGTGCCGACTTCTTGTGCTACGTCACACCGGCCGAACACATAAGACTGCCGTCTCTGGAGGATGTGAAGGAGGGCGTAGTTGCATCAAGGATCGCCGCCCATGCTGCGGATATATCCAAGGGGATACCAGGGGCCATGGAGAAAGACATCGAGATGGCCAGATGTCGCAAGAACCTCGACTGGGATGGTCAGACCGGGTTTAGTTTCGATCCTGAGAAGGTCAGGAGATACCGCGCTGAAGTGCCCCCTACAGAGAGCGATGTGTGCAGTATGTGCGGAGAATTCTGTGCAATCAGGACTGTGGAGCGGGCTCTGAAGAAGAAGTAAGCCTCTTGACGGATATCCTGAAGATAAAGGGATAGAGGATCGCTGTTATAATCGACGCGAGGATCAGGGCGTTCTTCAGACCTTCGTCTATTAATCCCAGCTTTACCCCGACAGTGGTTGCAACGAGTAACATTGTAAGGGGAGCGGAAAGGATGAGAGAAATACTTACGGATTCCAGGCCCTTTATCTTCATTAAGCGGGAAAAGATAACCGGTAGCAGGTTGCTCACAAAGACCAGGAGTGAGAGCAGTAAAGCGATAGAGACCGTTTTCAGGGAATAGAGACCCTGGATGTCGAACTCTGCTCCCACACCTATAAAAAAGAAGGGTGTCAGAAATCCGAAACCGACGGCATTGATCTTTTCTTCAAACCTCTCCTTGCTCTTGAAGACATAGTTGAAGATTATACCAGCCAAAAAAGACCCGAGGATTGGTTCCACACCGACACTGTAAGCCTCGATACTTCCGATCAGTGCTATGAGAAAAACCGCCCTGATGCCTTCCTCTATTGGGTCCTCATTCTCCATGACCCTCTCCACCTTTTCAGGAAACCACCATGCAATCAGATACAGGACCCTGAGGAAGATACCGGCCAGCCCCAGGAAAGCCAGGAGTTCAAATGTCTTTACTGCCGCCATTATGGTAATTCCATACTGGTGATGGATATCCATACCGGTAAGGATAAGAATTGAGATGAGTTCCCCCATGAGTGCAATTCCGACTATATCACGTCCGGTTTCCGTACGTAAAATGCCGGATTCCTTCAGGGCGGGGATGATGATTCCCGCAGAGGTGACTGCAAGCACAATTCCGGTAAAGGCGGATAGCCCGATCTGATAGGTAATAAAGGGTGTGATTATGAATGATAGCATGGGGATTAAAAGATACCAGCAGAGTCTTTTGTCCCTGATCATTGTCCTTGCGTCAAGCTCCATGCCGGCTATAAACATAAGATATAACAGACCGAGTTCCTTTAAGAGAGATAGCCAGGGTGGGTAGTGGTTTATCAGGAGGTTAAAGAGAAGTATTCCGTAAAGGATCTCCAGAACAGCGGATGGTATTCTTAGTCTTCCTGCAATAAGCGGGACGATCGAAGCCCCGGCAACAACGGCGAATAGTAAAAAATATCTGGTCACCCATAGGTTA
Proteins encoded in this region:
- a CDS encoding sulfur carrier protein ThiS, which codes for MMKISLNGEDYTAKEPVSVEGLLKELGVHPQRVAVEVNFRIIRKADYSRAMIKDGDSVEVVSFVGGGI
- the thiC_2 gene encoding phosphomethylpyrimidine synthase codes for the protein MTIIDEARKGRISDIVRKCAELEGVNPEELASDISRGVTVITRNNSHEVRPLGIGKGLRTKINANIGTSKDHISLDEEMEKLDVLVRFGADAVMDLSTGGPVRDIRRLMLRKSTIPVGTVPIYEAALRAAESHGSIMKMTVDELFEVIEEHGEEGVDFVTVHSGLTLKSIDHLRNEGRVLDVVSRGGAILLEWMICNERENPLYEYYDRLLEITGKHDMTLSLGDGMRPGCLADATDRAQIEELNTLGELHQRALEAGVQSMIEGPGHVPLNQVELNIRIQKELCKGAPFYVLGPLVTDIGMGYDHISAAIGGAIAAAAGADFLCYVTPAEHIRLPSLEDVKEGVVASRIAAHAADISKGIPGAMEKDIEMARCRKNLDWDGQTGFSFDPEKVRRYRAEVPPTESDVCSMCGEFCAIRTVERALKKK
- the thiE_2 gene encoding thiamine-phosphate synthase, with the protein product MIDFCIYLVTDRRQLSIPLLEGIEEALKGGIRAIQLREKDLSVRELLVLAAELRELTSRYDARLFINDRVDVAMVVEADGVHLGAGGMPVDSVRRLTGGEMLIGVSTHSLGDAEAAERAGADFITFGPVYETPSKMKYGPPQGPEKLRKVAGNIRIPVFAIGGIKKEKIGEVRDAGARGIALISGILASDSINKETEEYVRSMS
- a CDS encoding glutathione-regulated potassium-efflux system protein KefC encodes the protein MTRYFLLFAVVAGASIVPLIAGRLRIPSAVLEILYGILLFNLLINHYPPWLSLLKELGLLYLMFIAGMELDARTMIRDKRLCWYLLIPMLSFIITPFITYQIGLSAFTGIVLAVTSAGIIIPALKESGILRTETGRDIVGIALMGELISILILTGMDIHHQYGITIMAAVKTFELLAFLGLAGIFLRVLYLIAWWFPEKVERVMENEDPIEEGIRAVFLIALIGSIEAYSVGVEPILGSFLAGIIFNYVFKSKERFEEKINAVGFGFLTPFFFIGVGAEFDIQGLYSLKTVSIALLLSLLVFVSNLLPVIFSRLMKIKGLESVSISLILSAPLTMLLVATTVGVKLGLIDEGLKNALILASIITAILYPFIFRISVKRLTSSSEPAPQS
- the thiG gene encoding thiazole synthase, which produces MEDRLVIKGIEFRSRLWVGTGKYRDFEETVRAVEASGTDVVTVSVRRVNIFDRKAPNLLDYIDPGKYRILPNTAGCYNVEDALRYSRLAREAGISDLIKLEVIGDERTLFPDVCALLKATEILAKEGFIVLPYTNDDPILAQRLVDAGAAAVMPLGAPIGSGLGIRNPYNIKIILETVDIPVIVDAGVGTASDAAIAMELGCDAVLINSGIAGAKDPVAMAEAMKHAVMAGRLAYRAGRIPKKLYASASSPLDGMLI